One region of Polynucleobacter sp. SHI8 genomic DNA includes:
- the leuS gene encoding leucine--tRNA ligase translates to MQVYDHRLIESQVQEQWNTQDVYRVVEYAKNAQGQIKPKFYACSMLPYPSGKLHMGHVRNYTINDVMTRHLRMKGYNVLMPMGWDAYGMPAENAAITNQVPPAQWTYSNIAYMKKQMQSMGLAIDWSREVATCDPAYYRWNQWLFLKMREQGIAYRKTQLVNWDPVDQTVLANEQVIDGRGWRSGALVEKREIPGYYFKITDYAEELLTDLEGLGWPERVKIMQQNWIGKSFGVRFAFAHDIKDEAGELIQDGKLYVFTTRADTIMGVTFAAVAAEHPLATQAAKSNPKLAAFIEKCKQGSVIEADLATQEKEGMPLGMTIKHPLTNEDIPLWVGNYVLMSYGDGAVMGVPAHDERDFAFALQYQLPIKDVIARKDPSIGEPFDTTRWQEWYADKEKTLVINSGKYDGLSVKDAVDAVAQDLQALGVGEKKTTYRLRDWGISRQRSWGTPIPIIHCGTCGEVAVPEKDLPVILPEECVPDGTGNPLNKHAAFLNVDCPSCGKPARRETDTMDTFVDSSWYFMRYTGPDASTMVDARNDYWMPMDQYIGGIEHAILHLLYARFWTKVMRDLGLVQYSEPFKNLLTQGMVLNETYYQDAPDGKKIWINPADVDVQFDDKGRPVGASLKSNGEAVVIGGIEKMSKSKNNGIDPQSLIDQYGADTSRLSTMFAAPPEQQLEWSDSGVEGAARYLRRLWNLSITQESKASPLTALSKEDQNCRREIHTVLKQANFDYARIQYNTVVSACMKMLNTLEQAKEIQPAIMRECLGILLRVLYPIVPHITQYLWQHLQYEQEIAPLLDAPWPEVDESALLQDELTLMLQVNGKLKGEFVVPVNATKEEVETIALQSEVAQRLLAGQSPKKVIVVPGRLVNVVI, encoded by the coding sequence ATGCAAGTTTATGATCATCGCTTGATTGAATCTCAAGTACAAGAGCAGTGGAATACCCAAGATGTTTACCGCGTAGTTGAATATGCCAAAAATGCACAAGGGCAAATAAAGCCCAAGTTTTACGCCTGTTCGATGTTGCCTTACCCATCTGGTAAGTTACATATGGGTCATGTTCGTAATTACACCATTAACGATGTCATGACCAGACATTTGCGGATGAAGGGCTATAACGTCCTCATGCCAATGGGGTGGGATGCTTATGGCATGCCTGCTGAAAATGCAGCGATTACCAATCAAGTTCCCCCAGCACAGTGGACCTATTCCAATATTGCGTATATGAAAAAACAGATGCAATCGATGGGCCTTGCCATTGATTGGTCAAGAGAAGTTGCCACCTGTGATCCCGCATATTACCGTTGGAATCAATGGTTGTTTTTAAAGATGCGTGAACAAGGGATTGCGTATCGTAAAACCCAATTAGTTAATTGGGATCCTGTGGATCAAACCGTACTCGCTAATGAACAAGTGATTGATGGCAGAGGCTGGCGCTCAGGTGCATTAGTTGAGAAGCGTGAGATTCCCGGTTATTACTTCAAGATTACAGACTATGCAGAAGAATTACTCACCGATTTAGAAGGTTTAGGTTGGCCAGAGCGCGTGAAGATCATGCAACAGAACTGGATAGGAAAAAGTTTTGGTGTGAGATTTGCTTTTGCTCACGACATCAAAGATGAGGCAGGAGAGTTGATTCAGGATGGGAAGTTATATGTTTTTACGACTCGAGCCGACACCATTATGGGCGTCACCTTTGCCGCCGTTGCAGCAGAGCATCCATTAGCAACGCAGGCAGCCAAGTCAAATCCTAAGTTAGCCGCGTTTATTGAAAAATGTAAGCAAGGTAGTGTCATCGAGGCGGACTTAGCCACACAAGAAAAAGAAGGTATGCCACTGGGCATGACCATCAAACATCCTTTGACCAATGAAGATATTCCGTTATGGGTTGGTAATTATGTTTTGATGAGTTATGGTGATGGAGCCGTGATGGGCGTGCCAGCGCATGATGAGCGCGACTTTGCCTTTGCCCTGCAATATCAATTACCCATCAAAGATGTGATTGCCAGAAAAGATCCATCAATTGGTGAGCCCTTTGACACAACCCGTTGGCAAGAGTGGTATGCCGATAAAGAAAAAACCCTTGTGATCAATAGCGGTAAGTATGATGGCTTATCGGTTAAAGACGCGGTTGATGCAGTCGCACAAGATTTACAAGCCTTAGGTGTTGGTGAGAAGAAAACCACCTATCGACTACGTGATTGGGGAATCTCTCGACAGAGATCATGGGGCACACCGATCCCGATCATTCATTGCGGGACGTGTGGCGAAGTAGCCGTTCCAGAAAAAGATTTGCCCGTGATATTGCCAGAGGAGTGTGTGCCCGATGGAACAGGCAATCCTCTCAATAAACATGCAGCATTTTTAAACGTCGATTGTCCGAGTTGTGGCAAGCCTGCTCGTCGAGAAACCGACACGATGGATACCTTTGTTGATTCATCTTGGTATTTCATGAGGTATACAGGACCAGATGCAAGCACCATGGTCGATGCACGCAATGATTATTGGATGCCGATGGATCAATACATTGGTGGTATTGAACATGCGATTTTGCACCTCTTATACGCCCGTTTTTGGACCAAAGTGATGCGTGATTTAGGTTTGGTTCAGTATTCAGAGCCATTTAAGAATTTACTCACACAGGGCATGGTACTCAACGAGACGTACTACCAAGATGCACCTGATGGTAAAAAAATCTGGATCAACCCAGCAGATGTCGATGTCCAGTTTGACGATAAAGGACGACCTGTTGGCGCTAGCCTCAAATCCAATGGTGAAGCAGTGGTCATTGGCGGCATTGAAAAAATGTCCAAAAGTAAAAATAATGGCATTGATCCACAAAGCTTAATTGATCAATATGGGGCGGACACTTCTCGCCTATCTACCATGTTTGCAGCTCCACCAGAACAGCAATTGGAGTGGTCGGATTCTGGAGTAGAGGGAGCCGCAAGATATTTACGTCGTTTATGGAACTTGTCGATCACACAAGAGTCAAAGGCAAGTCCTTTAACCGCTTTATCAAAAGAAGACCAAAACTGTCGACGTGAAATCCACACCGTTCTCAAACAAGCTAATTTTGATTATGCGCGGATACAGTACAACACCGTTGTGTCAGCTTGTATGAAAATGCTGAACACGCTCGAGCAAGCCAAAGAGATCCAACCAGCTATCATGCGCGAGTGTTTAGGTATTCTCCTTCGCGTGCTGTATCCCATCGTGCCACACATCACCCAGTATCTTTGGCAGCATTTGCAATATGAACAAGAAATAGCCCCATTGCTCGATGCGCCATGGCCAGAAGTTGATGAATCTGCACTTCTGCAAGATGAGTTAACCTTGATGTTGCAAGTCAATGGCAAACTCAAAGGTGAGTTTGTAGTGCCAGTAAATGCCACTAAAGAAGAAGTAGAAACCATTGCTCTGCAAAGTGAAGTTGCACAACGTCTTCTCGCGGGTCAATCACCGAAAAAAGTGATTGTTGTCCCTGGACGTCTTGTCAATGTGGTAATTTAA
- the lptE gene encoding LPS assembly lipoprotein LptE, which produces MNPLRRSMLISTALLMTGCGFKMRGPVTLPYKTIYISGGMTQDLKLYLTRLLKTGLNTVVVTKPDEAEIFLNLTEMPAKQILTYNQAGQITAYRLVEQVKFSVNHKDGDELIPQSDIYLTRDMDFSISAPTAAEQLEILLFQDMRQDVSSQILRRLGSLANKKPVTP; this is translated from the coding sequence ATGAATCCACTCCGCAGAAGTATGCTCATCAGCACGGCGCTGCTGATGACAGGCTGTGGATTTAAAATGCGTGGACCAGTTACTCTCCCATATAAAACGATTTATATTAGCGGTGGGATGACCCAAGACTTGAAGCTTTATCTAACGAGATTACTCAAGACAGGCCTTAATACTGTCGTCGTTACCAAGCCGGATGAAGCAGAGATATTTTTAAATCTCACAGAAATGCCCGCCAAACAAATTTTGACTTATAACCAAGCTGGGCAAATTACAGCCTATCGTTTAGTTGAGCAGGTGAAGTTTTCTGTGAACCATAAAGATGGTGACGAGCTTATTCCGCAATCGGATATTTATCTCACCAGAGATATGGATTTCTCGATTAGTGCTCCGACAGCAGCAGAGCAATTAGAAATCTTGCTCTTTCAGGATATGCGCCAGGACGTTAGCTCGCAAATATTACGACGTCTTGGATCACTCGCCAATAAAAAGCCCGTAACCCCATAA
- the holA gene encoding DNA polymerase III subunit delta, whose product MIKIDAFLTHIGQVEKNQKPLEHLYLFSTDEPLLLMQAKDRLRKMVKEKGFTERETLMQDGQFDWSSLQSSNQNMSLFGEKKLIELTMPTGKPGREGAEVLKQFAKHILDQASQEPESITSIYLPKLDTQTQKSAWFSALENAGMAVRIDELDRTALPHWIKERLKSQNQQIESGEAGQRAIAFMVDQFEGNLIAAYQEIQKLGLLYPEGVLTEEQIRDAVLHVARYDVFHLSEAFLTGDMARINRMLDGLKGEGEALVLVVWTLSEEIRLIKSLKEGAMQGEHVPSILKARRIWGKREQLLPGVVQRMGMPMIDRALEMIANIDKQSKGMMAKEMPQDPWDGLRRIGGLFSWK is encoded by the coding sequence ATGATCAAAATAGATGCTTTTTTAACCCATATCGGGCAAGTTGAAAAAAACCAAAAGCCCTTAGAGCACCTGTATTTGTTTTCAACAGATGAGCCCTTGCTCCTGATGCAAGCCAAAGATCGCTTGCGTAAAATGGTGAAAGAAAAAGGTTTTACTGAACGTGAAACCCTCATGCAAGATGGGCAGTTTGACTGGAGCAGTTTGCAAAGTAGCAATCAGAATATGTCCCTCTTCGGTGAGAAAAAACTCATTGAACTCACGATGCCCACTGGCAAGCCAGGCCGAGAAGGCGCAGAAGTCTTGAAGCAATTTGCTAAGCACATACTAGATCAAGCTTCTCAAGAACCAGAAAGTATTACCAGTATTTATTTACCTAAATTAGATACTCAAACCCAAAAATCAGCGTGGTTTAGTGCCTTAGAAAATGCTGGAATGGCTGTCCGAATTGATGAGCTTGACCGCACAGCACTGCCGCACTGGATTAAAGAGCGACTAAAGTCACAAAATCAACAGATTGAATCTGGTGAAGCCGGACAACGAGCCATTGCTTTTATGGTGGATCAATTTGAAGGTAATTTGATTGCCGCTTATCAAGAGATTCAGAAACTGGGATTATTGTATCCAGAGGGAGTTTTAACCGAAGAGCAGATTAGAGATGCAGTTTTACATGTTGCCCGGTATGACGTGTTTCATTTAAGCGAAGCCTTTTTAACGGGAGATATGGCTCGCATTAATCGGATGTTGGATGGCTTAAAAGGTGAAGGTGAAGCTCTAGTCTTAGTCGTTTGGACCCTGTCTGAAGAGATCAGACTGATTAAAAGCTTAAAAGAAGGGGCAATGCAAGGTGAGCATGTTCCGTCGATACTCAAAGCACGAAGAATCTGGGGCAAAAGAGAGCAACTCTTGCCCGGAGTAGTTCAACGCATGGGTATGCCCATGATTGATCGCGCGTTAGAGATGATTGCCAACATTGATAAACAATCCAAAGGCATGATGGCCAAAGAGATGCCACAAGATCCATGGGATGGATTGAGGCGCATCGGCGGTTTATTTAGTTGGAAATAA
- a CDS encoding HipA domain-containing protein, whose product MIEDRLEVWIDSALMGSEPKLVGTLHNSRGNIRFQYADQWLEHPLKFTIDPSLSLSDLPFHPNPTQGNFGIFLDSSPDRWGQTLMKRRESLEAQENNRPPKTLYAWDFLIGVQDQTRQGALRFKYPNTEIFLSDHPLSAPPIAQLRELESVAKELSGKNIQNLDRLKSWLSVLVAPGASLGGARPKANFTDQDGSLWIAKFPAKDDEIDIAAWEMLAYQLAHASGISLPAGRLFLLNAHHHTFAVKRFDRKDGQRIHYASAMTLLNKMDSENAYYIDIAYFINTKGATNKIKEDLTQLYHRVIFNWLISNHDDHFRNHGFLLTKNGWELSPAFDVNPNIDKQDHVLKLLEDEAPPNLDGVLATSIYYDLSKDEAYQIYLKIQAVVNSWEQYARKLKISRADIEIMRPAFISN is encoded by the coding sequence ATGATTGAAGACCGTCTTGAAGTGTGGATTGATTCTGCATTGATGGGATCAGAGCCCAAGCTTGTAGGGACCTTGCACAATAGCAGAGGTAACATTCGTTTTCAATATGCAGATCAGTGGTTAGAACATCCATTGAAATTTACGATTGACCCATCGCTTTCTTTAAGTGATTTACCATTTCATCCGAACCCAACTCAGGGTAATTTTGGTATTTTCTTAGATTCATCTCCTGACCGTTGGGGGCAAACTCTTATGAAAAGAAGAGAATCATTAGAGGCTCAAGAAAATAATCGCCCCCCTAAGACACTATATGCTTGGGATTTTTTAATTGGTGTTCAAGATCAGACGAGGCAAGGTGCTTTAAGATTTAAATATCCCAACACGGAAATCTTTCTTTCTGACCATCCTCTCTCGGCTCCACCTATCGCTCAATTAAGAGAGCTGGAGTCTGTTGCCAAAGAACTTTCTGGCAAAAACATTCAAAATCTTGACCGCTTAAAATCATGGTTAAGCGTCTTAGTTGCTCCAGGAGCATCTTTAGGTGGTGCTCGTCCAAAAGCAAACTTTACTGATCAAGATGGTTCATTATGGATTGCAAAATTTCCGGCAAAAGATGATGAGATTGATATTGCAGCCTGGGAAATGTTGGCTTATCAACTTGCTCACGCTAGTGGCATTAGCTTGCCTGCGGGAAGACTATTTTTATTAAATGCCCATCATCATACTTTTGCCGTCAAGCGCTTTGATCGTAAAGACGGGCAACGTATCCATTACGCGTCAGCGATGACTCTCTTAAATAAAATGGATAGCGAAAATGCCTATTACATTGATATTGCCTACTTTATCAATACGAAGGGTGCTACAAATAAAATTAAGGAAGATTTAACACAACTCTATCACCGCGTTATTTTTAATTGGCTCATTAGTAACCATGACGACCATTTTAGAAACCATGGCTTTTTATTAACTAAAAATGGCTGGGAACTATCACCAGCCTTTGATGTAAACCCCAATATTGATAAACAGGATCATGTTTTAAAGCTTCTTGAGGATGAAGCTCCTCCAAACCTCGATGGGGTTTTAGCGACTTCTATTTATTACGACTTATCAAAAGATGAAGCCTATCAAATCTATTTAAAGATTCAAGCGGTTGTTAACTCATGGGAACAATATGCAAGGAAATTAAAAATTTCAAGGGCCGATATTGAAATCATGCGTCCTGCTTTTATTTCCAACTAA
- a CDS encoding helix-turn-helix domain-containing protein yields MPSKSQPIFPHEKRILLDLGERIRLARLRREMSASTLAERSSISRVTLHRAEKGAPNITIGVYLRILAALQLVDDFNLLAKDDILGRKLQDLELRQRRVP; encoded by the coding sequence ATGCCAAGTAAAAGCCAACCTATTTTTCCCCATGAAAAACGCATCCTTCTAGACCTTGGAGAAAGGATCCGTTTAGCGCGCCTTAGACGTGAGATGTCTGCAAGTACGCTTGCAGAAAGATCATCTATTTCCCGGGTCACTTTGCATAGGGCTGAAAAAGGAGCACCTAATATAACGATTGGTGTTTATCTTAGAATTCTTGCGGCACTGCAACTGGTTGATGACTTTAATTTACTTGCCAAGGATGATATTTTAGGTAGGAAATTGCAAGACCTTGAACTCAGGCAAAGACGAGTGCCATGA
- a CDS encoding prevent-host-death protein, whose translation MKHKRFKKKASTHLHEWIDHCIAKGPQMIIRSSLPKATLVPFEHWQKLLNTQQPSLKELLLSDDNRGELVIPKRGRCRTRRNIHFI comes from the coding sequence ATGAAACATAAAAGATTTAAAAAAAAGGCAAGTACTCATCTGCATGAGTGGATAGATCATTGCATCGCCAAAGGACCACAAATGATCATTAGAAGTAGCTTACCAAAAGCAACATTGGTTCCTTTTGAGCATTGGCAGAAGTTATTGAATACTCAGCAACCATCACTTAAAGAGCTTTTACTCTCTGACGATAATCGAGGTGAATTAGTGATACCCAAGCGTGGCAGATGTCGTACTCGACGAAATATCCATTTCATTTAA
- a CDS encoding glutamate-5-semialdehyde dehydrogenase: MSLTNVLTQNATADIKELVEGIGRRARIASRAMAKASSEQKNQALLEMAKIIRGQTESLKQANAKDLHRAKEAGHDAAFIDRLALTDKVIESIAQGLEQIVTLTDPIGQTTPSIQRPTGIEIHQMRVPLGVIGIIYESRPNVTIDAAALCIKSGNATILRGGSEAIESNTALAKIIQSALEKSGLPKDGVQVIETTDRAAVGVLITMTEFVDVIVPRGGKSLIARLMADGRVPMIKHLDGICHTYVDDEADITKSITVCDNAKTQRYSPCNAMETLLVHSKVAAQLLLPLGKIYQDKGVELRVCRKTKGILAQHGFDGMSALKDATEEDWTTEYLAPILSIKTVESMDEAIDHINTYGSHHTDAIMTENAEKAARFMREVDSASVMHNASTRFADGFEYGLGAEIGISNDKLHARGPVGLEGLTSLKYLVKGNGSIRT, translated from the coding sequence ATGTCACTAACCAATGTTCTCACTCAAAATGCAACTGCCGATATCAAGGAGTTAGTCGAGGGTATTGGTCGTAGAGCTCGTATTGCATCGCGGGCAATGGCAAAAGCCAGTTCTGAGCAAAAAAACCAAGCCCTGCTAGAAATGGCAAAAATAATCCGTGGTCAAACGGAGTCACTCAAACAAGCCAATGCCAAAGATTTACACCGTGCCAAAGAAGCCGGCCATGACGCGGCATTCATTGACCGCTTAGCACTGACTGACAAAGTCATTGAATCCATAGCGCAGGGATTAGAGCAGATTGTCACCTTAACCGATCCAATTGGTCAGACGACACCATCTATTCAAAGGCCTACCGGAATTGAGATTCACCAAATGCGTGTGCCTTTGGGAGTGATTGGCATCATTTACGAATCTCGTCCCAATGTAACCATTGATGCGGCAGCTTTATGTATTAAATCAGGTAATGCCACGATTTTACGTGGTGGTTCAGAAGCGATTGAATCCAATACCGCACTTGCAAAGATTATTCAGTCTGCTCTAGAAAAATCAGGCTTACCGAAAGATGGAGTTCAGGTGATTGAAACGACCGACCGTGCGGCAGTTGGCGTACTGATCACCATGACAGAATTTGTTGATGTGATTGTGCCAAGAGGTGGTAAGAGTTTAATTGCAAGATTAATGGCAGATGGACGAGTCCCGATGATTAAACATCTAGATGGTATTTGTCATACCTATGTAGATGATGAAGCAGATATCACCAAATCCATCACCGTCTGTGATAATGCCAAAACCCAGCGTTACTCACCATGTAATGCGATGGAAACCCTGTTGGTTCATTCCAAAGTCGCCGCACAATTGTTACTACCATTAGGTAAGATTTACCAAGACAAAGGTGTGGAGTTACGCGTTTGCCGAAAAACCAAAGGTATTCTTGCGCAACATGGCTTTGATGGCATGAGTGCTCTGAAAGATGCGACTGAAGAGGACTGGACAACCGAATATTTAGCACCGATTTTATCGATTAAGACCGTCGAATCGATGGATGAAGCCATTGACCATATCAACACCTATGGCAGTCATCATACCGATGCCATCATGACTGAAAATGCAGAAAAAGCTGCACGTTTTATGCGAGAAGTGGATAGTGCAAGCGTGATGCACAATGCCAGTACCCGATTTGCTGATGGATTTGAATACGGGTTAGGAGCAGAGATTGGGATCTCGAATGACAAGCTTCATGCACGCGGACCTGTTGGACTTGAAGGTTTAACCTCCCTGAAATATCTAGTTAAAGGTAACGGTTCTATCAGAACGTAA
- a CDS encoding CopD family protein, translating to MEMLSYQYVKVIHIILITSWFAGLFYLPRILVNLAMDNNPAVQTRLIQMSQKLYRFMNILMIGALIFGLILWLYFGVGRSPGTGWMHAKLLLVIILIGYHHMCGAMIKKFVKGTNTKSHIWFRWFNEIPVLLLTLITLLVILKPF from the coding sequence ATGGAAATGCTCAGTTATCAATATGTCAAAGTGATTCACATCATTTTGATCACCTCATGGTTTGCAGGGCTATTTTACTTACCCCGTATTTTGGTCAACCTTGCCATGGATAACAATCCAGCCGTTCAGACGAGATTGATTCAGATGAGTCAAAAGCTCTATCGATTCATGAACATTCTGATGATTGGCGCACTCATTTTCGGCTTGATTCTGTGGCTATATTTTGGTGTAGGAAGAAGTCCAGGAACCGGCTGGATGCATGCCAAGTTATTGCTTGTCATCATTCTGATTGGTTATCACCATATGTGTGGAGCAATGATTAAAAAGTTTGTAAAAGGTACAAATACCAAGTCCCATATTTGGTTTCGTTGGTTTAATGAGATCCCAGTATTACTCTTAACCTTGATAACCCTTCTCGTGATTCTGAAACCCTTTTGA
- a CDS encoding THUMP domain-containing protein: protein MKFFVVCPRGLEAPLHDELRRIIATHQDSQLHTQLGIVPAQSKHLERIFKSAQVGEMPVKPTGGLEVIGGLELAMAINLHSRIASRVLLQLMHGPYKKEEDIYTAANKISWEDWFTTDQTLRVDVTAQKSNLNSINFITLRIKDAICDRFREIKGKRPSIETAVPDVRVMAFLDPTHMTIYLDTSGEALFKRGWRDEKGAAPLKENLAAGILALTGWQADTPLFDPMCGSGTFLIEAAQIAKQIPPGAIRAGLIAPTQAIPEPIPPKTTEPKMVEEVPKAPQVNTGWVAPVAVDTGKVIASPKNKPLAITQPTLPEKKPTRSSPLPYQVSRVDLVGVTQGFGFLRLKPFADKQVTEFWELIKHLAKLQMQAADNQTLRIAGSDINEQMVAMTQRNWQKAGLPGLPIVRQIDALAAKSPFGEMKKTGIVVFNPPYGERLELKGGRGDREDEKKSRGARDPLPKNISDPQFVEFLANFGRHIKDHFDGWQMDVLTADMGLPGQLRMKEIKRTPLFNGAIECRLFRFDIRKSFIKTTNEASASED, encoded by the coding sequence TTGAAATTCTTTGTCGTATGCCCACGGGGCTTAGAAGCCCCCTTGCATGATGAGTTGCGGCGCATCATAGCCACTCATCAAGATTCCCAATTGCACACGCAATTAGGAATTGTTCCTGCACAAAGTAAACATCTCGAACGCATCTTTAAAAGTGCCCAAGTTGGAGAAATGCCCGTCAAACCGACAGGCGGATTAGAAGTCATTGGCGGACTTGAACTGGCCATGGCAATTAATTTGCATTCACGGATTGCAAGTCGCGTGTTATTGCAACTGATGCATGGCCCCTATAAAAAAGAAGAAGATATTTACACCGCAGCCAACAAAATCAGCTGGGAAGATTGGTTCACTACCGATCAAACACTCAGAGTGGATGTTACTGCGCAAAAGTCGAATCTTAATAGTATTAACTTTATTACCCTGCGCATTAAAGATGCTATTTGTGATCGTTTTCGAGAAATTAAAGGCAAGCGACCCAGTATTGAAACCGCTGTTCCGGATGTGCGTGTAATGGCTTTTTTAGATCCCACGCATATGACGATTTATTTGGACACCTCTGGAGAAGCCTTATTTAAAAGAGGGTGGCGTGATGAAAAAGGCGCGGCACCACTTAAAGAAAATCTCGCTGCCGGTATCCTAGCCTTGACAGGTTGGCAAGCCGATACCCCATTATTTGATCCCATGTGCGGTAGTGGCACCTTTTTAATTGAAGCAGCGCAAATAGCCAAGCAGATCCCACCAGGTGCGATTCGTGCAGGTTTAATTGCACCGACCCAAGCGATACCAGAGCCAATTCCTCCAAAGACTACTGAGCCAAAAATGGTTGAAGAAGTACCCAAGGCTCCTCAAGTCAATACCGGTTGGGTAGCGCCAGTCGCAGTAGATACTGGTAAGGTGATTGCGTCTCCAAAAAATAAGCCGTTAGCCATCACTCAGCCTACCCTGCCTGAAAAAAAACCTACTCGGTCGAGCCCATTACCTTATCAGGTGAGTCGCGTCGATTTAGTTGGCGTCACGCAAGGATTTGGGTTTTTACGACTCAAGCCATTTGCGGATAAGCAAGTAACAGAATTTTGGGAACTGATTAAACATCTTGCCAAGTTACAAATGCAAGCAGCAGACAATCAAACATTACGGATTGCTGGATCTGATATTAATGAGCAAATGGTTGCGATGACACAGCGTAATTGGCAAAAGGCTGGTTTACCAGGATTACCTATTGTGCGACAGATTGATGCATTAGCCGCCAAATCACCCTTTGGTGAAATGAAAAAAACAGGTATTGTAGTTTTTAACCCTCCTTATGGCGAGCGATTAGAGCTCAAAGGTGGTCGAGGCGACCGTGAAGATGAAAAAAAATCACGAGGGGCAAGAGATCCTTTGCCGAAAAACATTTCTGATCCTCAGTTTGTAGAGTTTTTAGCTAACTTCGGACGCCACATCAAAGATCATTTTGATGGTTGGCAGATGGATGTACTTACTGCCGATATGGGACTTCCGGGACAATTACGCATGAAAGAAATCAAACGCACGCCATTATTTAACGGTGCGATTGAGTGTCGATTGTTTCGGTTTGATATCAGAAAATCGTTCATCAAAACCACAAATGAAGCATCTGCTTCAGAAGACTAA
- a CDS encoding rubredoxin, with protein sequence MEFKTYMCLICGWVYDEEAGLPEEGIAPGTLWADVPPNWACPECGARKEDFEMMAI encoded by the coding sequence ATGGAATTTAAGACTTATATGTGCCTCATCTGTGGCTGGGTTTATGACGAAGAAGCGGGCTTACCAGAAGAAGGGATTGCTCCCGGAACTTTGTGGGCTGACGTGCCGCCAAACTGGGCATGTCCAGAATGTGGAGCGCGTAAAGAGGATTTTGAGATGATGGCGATTTAA